In Perca fluviatilis chromosome 3, GENO_Pfluv_1.0, whole genome shotgun sequence, the following proteins share a genomic window:
- the fgf3 gene encoding fibroblast growth factor 3 — protein sequence MLMIPVLVLLSLLDPVSPQARCAPGQACDPRQRRDAGGRGGVYEHLGGAPRRRKLYCATKYHLQIHPNGKIDGSLEENNPLSIMEITAVDVGVVAIKGLFSGRYLAMNDKGRLYASEVFNKECEFLERIHELGYNTYASRHHSTEQPLPPGGVSSSKRRASAKRQWYVSINGKGRPRRGFKTRSTDKASLFLPRVLGNKDHDMVRRLRDSQSAQHHTHHHSSRGDRSRRQHRARKGRGRRPDD from the exons ATGCTGATGATACCTGTGCTGGTGTTGCTGAGCCTGTTGGATCCCGTTAGTCCCCAGGCCCGCTGCGCCCCGGGCCAGGCTTGCGACCCCCGGCAGCGGAGGGACGCCGGGGGCCGCGGAGGAGTGTATGAACACCTCGGTGGAGCGCCGAGACGCAGGAAACTCTACTGCGCTACTAAATATCATCTACAAATCCATCCAAACGGGAAAATAGATGGATCACTGGAAGAAAACAACCCGTTAA GCATCATGGAGATCACAGCAGTGGATGTGGGTGTTGTGGCCATAAAAGGGCTTTTCTCTGGCAGATACCTGGCCATGAATGATAAAGGCCGGCTGTATGCTTCG GAAGTGTTCAACAAAGAGTGTGAGTTTCTGGAGCGGATCCATGAGTTGGGGTACAACACGTACGCGTCCCGCCACCACTCCACCGAGCAGCCGCTGCCACCAGGGGGCGTCAGCAGCAGCAAGCGCCGCGCCAGCGCCAAGCGCCAGTGGTACGTTTCCATTAACGGCAAAGGGCGGCCACGTCGAGGCTTTAAGACCCGAAGCACGGACAAAGCCTCACTTTTCCTGCCTCGGGTGCTGGGCAACAAGGATCATGACATGGTGAGGCGGTTGAGAGACAGTCAGAGCGCACAGCACCACACGCATCACCACAGCAGCCGAGGAGACCGCAGCAGACGCCAGCATCGTGCCAGGAAAGGCCGGGGCAGACGGCCAGATGACTGA